One Pongo pygmaeus isolate AG05252 chromosome 10, NHGRI_mPonPyg2-v2.0_pri, whole genome shotgun sequence genomic window carries:
- the LOC129010798 gene encoding LOW QUALITY PROTEIN: olfactory receptor 2AP1 (The sequence of the model RefSeq protein was modified relative to this genomic sequence to represent the inferred CDS: inserted 2 bases in 1 codon), with the protein MKNKTMLTEFILLGLTDVPELQVAVFTFLFLAYLLSILGNLTILILTLLDSHLQTPMYFFLQNFSFLEISFTNIFIPRVLISITTGNKSISFAGCFTQYFFAIFLGAXEFYLLAAMSYDRYVAICKPLYYTTIMNRRICIQMIFCSWLGGLMAIIPPITLMSQQDFCASNRLNHYFCDYEPLLELSCSETSLIEKVVILVASVTLVVTLVLVIISYAFIIKTILKLPSAQQRTKAFSTCSSHMIVISLSYGSCMFMYINPSAKEGDTFNKGVALLITSVAPLLNPFIYTLRNQQVKQAFKDMVKKLLNL; encoded by the exons atgaaaaataaaaccatgttaACTGAGTTTATCCTTCTGGGTCTAACAGATGTCCCTGAACTCCAGGTGGCAGTTTTCACCTTTCTTTTCCTTGCGTATTTACTCAGCATCCTTGGAAATCTGACTATCCTCATCCTCACCTTGCTGGACTCCCACCTTCAGACTCCCATGTATTTCTTTCTCCAGAACTTCTCCTTCTTGGAAATTTCCTTCACAAACATCTTCATTCCAAGGGTCCTGATTAGCATCACAACAGGGAACAAGAGTATCAGCTTTGCTGGCTGCTTCACTCAATATTTCTTTGCCATATTCCTTGGGGC AGAGTTTTACCTTCTGGCTGCTATGTCCTATGACCGCTATGTGGCCATCTGCAAACCTCTGTATTACACCACCATCATGAACCGCAGAATCTGCATCCAGATGATTTTCTGCTCTTGGCTGGGTGGGCTAATGGCTATTATACCACCAATCACCCTGATGAGTCAGCAGGACTTTTGTGCATCCAACAGACTGAATCATTACTTCTGTGACTATGAGCCTCTTCTGGAACTCTCATGTTCAGAAACAAGCCTCATAGAGAAGGTTGTCATTCTTGTGGCATCTGTGACCCTGGTGGTCACTCTGGTGCTAGTGATTATCTCCTATGCATTCATTATCAAGACTATTCTGAAGCTCCCCTCTGCCCAGCAAAGGACAAAAGCCTTTTCCACATGTTCTTCCCACATGATTGTCATCTCCCTCTCTTATGGAAGCTGCATGTTTATGTACATTAATCCCTCTGCAAAAGAAGGGGATACATTCAACAAGGGAGTAGCTCTACTCATTACTTCAGTTGCTCCTTTGTTGAACCCCTTTATTTACACCCTAAGGAACCAACAGGTAAAACAAGCCTTCAAGGATATGGTCAAAAAGCTTCTAAATCTTTAA